One segment of Thunnus thynnus chromosome 19, fThuThy2.1, whole genome shotgun sequence DNA contains the following:
- the rimbp2a gene encoding RIMS-binding protein 2 isoform X2, with protein sequence MHKTVELKQQLQIEHEQTLVALHTKQREINQLQKARVQADQEHEEAVHLLEVKVCDLEQKCRSQSEHFHQLSKELLNFRLQSDTVDVLKINPTFKSQIPLLQEWKLPQDIVGFETPVETGDESAANTPLLISQFLPCPPQTGDRERQELLSVKSSTVTTDRPSSPRQLTPSEMEDEATPSPRSKPRYTGQVRLCTARYSYNPYDGPNEHPEAELPLVAGKYLYVYGNMDDDGFYEGELLDGQRGLVPSNFVEFVQDKEKPAIQAGEGGEDLGPLDHPPLALTAMDGGASQDGLLGSANALVPCSNGTGGPLDPEDLAEDVVPYPRKITLIKQLARSVIVAWEPPLVPLCWGNISGYNVLVDGELRASIAYGGRTKSLLEKLDLDGCVHRVSVQSVTDRGLSDELRCTLLVGANVVVAPCGLRVDDIQRDTAELSWLPSNSNYSHTVFLDGVEHAVVKPGRCRLRFFNLKPLTVYKVTVVAQPHQVPWQLPLEQRERKEAGVEFCTQAAGPPMPPQDVQVLCGQAPGVLQVHWKPPLLSPTGTSNGANVIGYAVCTKGQRIAEVLFPMADYVAVEMTRIQCLEAREVIVRTLSVQGESQDSQVAVIPNNLLVPLPPLPLPPPMHPHTGPPPHPHAQPHLQSPHLPHGTPQLPAPPQAHGQPLPPHPPHPQPHPRLPHLGGPPQPQLQPPLQPPLQPPHPHPQRLHLQPHPPHQGPRPQHQLPLLPHPQPHPIPQRPVSARDLDAKEQVAHHGGAIPPGQPGWDPTRSPSSQPAMPMQGHTLEAPPPPNPRSPSPQRILPQPRGTLIPDTVAKAIAREAAQRVAAESGKGDRRQPGYGEQGQSFHQHHSDEEEEDEEGFARGRRRGPSVDEFLRGSELGRPPHYSHNEEYHSESSRGSDLSDIMEEDEEELYSEMQLEEGRRRNSHNTPKTNTPAGGRHDRETGRRIHHGGSQPQRRPLMVPSIEVTSENNSEGNLSPITEDVYYGRVARHRTWSSRRHTRSPHDGYRDRDRDRDRRSPTYYDESEPEESFRIFVALFDYDPLSMSPNPDAADEELPFKEGQIIRVYGDKDTDGFYRGEVRDRMGLIPCNMVSEIRAEDEETMDQLIKQGFLPLSTPVDRIEQNRRGLRRDQASRRMVALYDYDPRESSPNVDVEAELTFCAGDIIAVFGDIDEDGFYYGEINGHRGLVPSNFLEEVPDDVEVYLTDTPSHYPQEEPASRPPANSAATISEGKRVHHHRRSQR encoded by the exons GCTCGGGTTCAAGCTGACCAAGAGCATGAGGAAGCAGTACACTTGTTAGAG GTCAAGGTTTGTGACCTGGAGCAGAAATGCAGGTCACAGAGTGAACACTTCCACCAGCTGTCCAAAGAGCTGCTGAATTTCCGTTTGCAATCAGATACTGTGGACGTTCTTAAAATAAATCCCACCTTCAAGTCCCAGATCCCCCTCTTACAAGAGTGGAAACTCCCACAAGACATCGTTGGATTTGAAACCCCGGTGGAGACAG GCGATGAGAGCGCGGCAAACACGCCGCTACTGATCTCCCAGTTCTTGCCTTGCCCACCGCAgactggagacagagaaagacaagaaCTGCTGTCTGTCAAATCCAGCACCGTGACAACGGACCGCCCCAGCAGCCCTCGACAGCTGACCCCATCAGAG ATGGAGGATGAGGCCACCCCATCACCCAGGTCCAAGCCTCGCTACACAGGCCAGGTCCGCCTTTGCACTGCCCGTTACAG CTACAACCCTTACGATGGCCCAAATGAGCATCCAGAAGCAGAACTTCCCCTTGTGGCTGGAAagtatctgtatgtgtatggCAACATGGATGATGATGGCTTCTATGAAG GGGAACTGCTGGATGGCCAGCGAGGACTTGTCCCTTCCAACTTTGTGGAGTTTGTCCAGGACAAAGAAAAACCAGCAATCCAGgctggggagggaggggaggaccTGGGCCCACTGGACCATCCACCCCTGGCCTTGACGGCAATGGATGGAGGTGCCTCCCAGGATGGCCTCCTGGGTTCAGCTAACGCCTTGGTTCCCTGTAGCAATGGGACAGGGGGGCCCCTGGACCCTGAGGACCTGGCTGAAGACGTTGTGCCTTATCCCCGAAAGATCACTTTGATTAAGCAGCTGGCACGAAGCGTCATTGTGGCCTGGGAGCCTCCACTAGTGCCTTTGTGCTGGGGGAACATCTCTGGCTACAACGTGTTAGTAGATGGGGAGCTTCGTGCCAGCATAGCGTACGGTGGCCGGACCAAGAGTTTGCTGGAGAAGCTGGACCTGGACGGCTGTGTCCATCGCGTGTCGGTGCAGAGTGTCACCGACCGGGGCTTGTCAGACGAGCTGCGCTGCACCTTGCTGGTAGGAGCCAACGTAGTGGTGGCACCATGCGGTCTGCGTGTGGATGACATCCAGCGTGACACTGCCGAGCTCTCctggttgcctagcaacagtaACTATAGCCACACTGTGTTCCTGGATGGGGTAGAGCACGCTGTGGTAAAGCCAGGAAGGTGTAGACTACGCTTCTTCAACCTGAAGCCCCTGACGGTGTACAAGGTGACAGTGGTGGCACAGCCGCACCAGGTACCATGGCAACTGCCgctggagcagagagagaggaaagaagctgGTGTGGAGTTCTGCACTCAAGCTGCAG GCCCTCCCATGCCTCCCCAAGATGTACAGGTGCTCTGTGGGCAAGCTCCAGGGGTCCTACAGGTCCACTGGAagccccccctcctctctcccacaGGCACATCTAATGGGGCAAATGTCATTGGCTACGCAGTCTGCACTAAAGGACAGAGG ATAGCTGAAGTGTTGTTCCCAATGGCAGACTATGTTGCTGTAGAGATGACAAGGATTCAGTGCCTGGAAGCCAGGGAGGTCATCGTCAGGACACTGTCAGTACAGGGAGAATCCCAGGACTCCCAAGTCGCCGTCATTCCAAACAACCTGCTCGTGCCTCTACCTCCGCTTCCCCTGCCACCGCCAATGCACCCCCACACAGGCCCCCCTCCACACCCCCATGCTCAACCCCACCTCCAATCCCCTCACCTTCCTCATGGCACACCCCAGCTTCCTGCTCCACCCCAGGCACATGGACAACCACTCCCACCCCATCCTCCACACCCACAACCCCATCCCAGACTTCCTCACCTGGGTGGGCCCCCACAGCCCCAGCTTCAACCCCCACTTCAACCCCCGCTTCAACCCCCTCATCCTCATCCCCAGCGCCTACATCTTCAGCCTCACCCACCCCACCAAGGTCCCAGGCCCCAGCACCAACTGCCTCTGCTGCCCCACCCACAACCCCACCCTATACCTCAGAGACCAGTAAGTGCCAGAGACCTGGATGCCAAAGAGCAGGTGGCCCACCATGGGGGAGCTATTCCACCTGGCCAACCTGGCTGGGACCCCACacgctctccctcctcccagCCCGCCATGCCCATGCAAGGCCACACCCTTGAGGCTCCTCCCCCTCCAAATCCACGCTCCCCCTCCCCTCAGAGGATTCTTCCGCAGCCCCGAGGCACGCTTATCCCGGACACTGTGGCCAAAGCCATCGCCCGAGAAGCAGCCCAGAGGGTGGCAGCAGAAAGTGGCAAG GGGGACAGGAGGCAGCCCGGTTACGGAGAGCAGGGTCAGTCATTTCACCAGCATCACtctgatgaggaagaggaagatgaggaaggGTTTGCACGCGGCCGTCGGAGAGGACCCTCAGTTGATGAGTTCCTCAGAGGCTCTGAGCTGGGGAGGCCG CCTCACTATAGTCACAATGAAGAGTATCACAGCGAAAGCAGCCGGGGCTCTGACCTGTCTGACATCatggaagaggatgaggaggagctGTACTCTGAGATGCAGCTGGAAGAGGGACGCCGACGCAACTCGCACAACACACCCAAG ACAAACACACCTGCTGGAGGCCGTCATGACCGGGAGACTGGGAGAAGAATTCATCATGGTGGTTCCCAGCCTCAGAGGCGACCTCTAATGGTCCCTTCCATTG AGGTAACCTCTGAGAATAACAGTGAGGGAAACCTCTCCCCCATCACCGAGGATGTTTACTATGGCAGAGTAGCTCGGCACAGGACGTGGTCATCCCGCAGGCACACCAGGTCTCCCCATG ATGGCTACAGGGATCGGGATCGGGATCGGGATCGACGCTCTCCCACCTACTATGATGAGTCAGAGCCTGAGGAGTCCTTCCGGATCTTTGTGGCCCTCTTTGACTACGATCCTCTGTCCATGTCCCCCAACCCAGATGCTGCTGATGAGGAGCTTCCCTTTAAAGAGGGGCAGATCATTAGG GTGTACGGCGATAAAGACACAGATGGGTTTTACAGAGGAGAAGTGAGGGACAGGATGGGGCTGATTCCCTGTAACATGGTGTCAGAGATACGAGCGGAGGACGAGGAGACCATGGACCAACTCATCAAGCAGGGCTTCCTGCCACTCAGCACCCCTGTGGACAGAATAG AGCAGAACAGAAGAGGCCTCCGTCGAGATCAGGCCTCCAGGAGGATGGTAGCCCTGTACGACTACGACCCCCGAGAGAGCTCCCCTAATGTTGATGTTGAG GCTGAGCTGACTTTCTGCGCCGGTGACATCATTGCTGTATTTGGAGATATTGATGAAGATGGGTTCTATTAT ggTGAGATCAATGGCCACCGTGGTCTGGTTCCCTCCAACTTCCTGGAAGAAGTGCCTGATGATGTGGAGGTGTATCTGACCGATACTCCGTCCCACTACCCCCAGGAAGAACCTGCCAGCCGGCCCCCCGCCAACTCTGCCGCCACCATCTCAGAGGGCAAACGGGTACACCATCATCGCCGCTCTCAGCGCTAG
- the rimbp2a gene encoding RIMS-binding protein 2 isoform X6 has translation MHKTVELKQQLQIEHEQTLVALHTKQREINQLQKARVQADQEHEEAVHLLEVKVCDLEQKCRSQSEHFHQLSKELLNFRLQSDTVDVLKINPTFKSQIPLLQEWKLPQDIVGFETPVETGDESAANTPLLISQFLPCPPQTGDRERQELLSVKSSTVTTDRPSSPRQLTPSEMEDEATPSPRSKPRYTGQVRLCTARYSYNPYDGPNEHPEAELPLVAGKYLYVYGNMDDDGFYEGELLDGQRGLVPSNFVEFVQDKEKPAIQAGEGGEDLGPLDHPPLALTAMDGGASQDGLLGSANALVPCSNGTGGPLDPEDLAEDVVPYPRKITLIKQLARSVIVAWEPPLVPLCWGNISGYNVLVDGELRASIAYGGRTKSLLEKLDLDGCVHRVSVQSVTDRGLSDELRCTLLVGANVVVAPCGLRVDDIQRDTAELSWLPSNSNYSHTVFLDGVEHAVVKPGRCRLRFFNLKPLTVYKVTVVAQPHQVPWQLPLEQRERKEAGVEFCTQAAGPPMPPQDVQVLCGQAPGVLQVHWKPPLLSPTGTSNGANVIGYAVCTKGQRIAEVLFPMADYVAVEMTRIQCLEAREVIVRTLSVQGESQDSQVAVIPNNLLVPLPPLPLPPPMHPHTGPPPHPHAQPHLQSPHLPHGTPQLPAPPQAHGQPLPPHPPHPQPHPRLPHLGGPPQPQLQPPLQPPLQPPHPHPQRLHLQPHPPHQGPRPQHQLPLLPHPQPHPIPQRPVSARDLDAKEQVAHHGGAIPPGQPGWDPTRSPSSQPAMPMQGHTLEAPPPPNPRSPSPQRILPQPRGTLIPDTVAKAIAREAAQRVAAESGKGDRRQPGYGEQGQSFHQHHSDEEEEDEEGFARGRRRGPSVDEFLRGSELGRPPHYSHNEEYHSESSRGSDLSDIMEEDEEELYSEMQLEEGRRRNSHNTPKTNTPAGGRHDRETGRRIHHGGSQPQRRPLMVPSIDGYRDRDRDRDRRSPTYYDESEPEESFRIFVALFDYDPLSMSPNPDAADEELPFKEGQIIRVYGDKDTDGFYRGEVRDRMGLIPCNMVSEIRAEDEETMDQLIKQGFLPLSTPVDRIEQNRRGLRRDQASRRMVALYDYDPRESSPNVDVEAELTFCAGDIIAVFGDIDEDGFYYGEINGHRGLVPSNFLEEVPDDVEVYLTDTPSHYPQEEPASRPPANSAATISEGKRVHHHRRSQR, from the exons GCTCGGGTTCAAGCTGACCAAGAGCATGAGGAAGCAGTACACTTGTTAGAG GTCAAGGTTTGTGACCTGGAGCAGAAATGCAGGTCACAGAGTGAACACTTCCACCAGCTGTCCAAAGAGCTGCTGAATTTCCGTTTGCAATCAGATACTGTGGACGTTCTTAAAATAAATCCCACCTTCAAGTCCCAGATCCCCCTCTTACAAGAGTGGAAACTCCCACAAGACATCGTTGGATTTGAAACCCCGGTGGAGACAG GCGATGAGAGCGCGGCAAACACGCCGCTACTGATCTCCCAGTTCTTGCCTTGCCCACCGCAgactggagacagagaaagacaagaaCTGCTGTCTGTCAAATCCAGCACCGTGACAACGGACCGCCCCAGCAGCCCTCGACAGCTGACCCCATCAGAG ATGGAGGATGAGGCCACCCCATCACCCAGGTCCAAGCCTCGCTACACAGGCCAGGTCCGCCTTTGCACTGCCCGTTACAG CTACAACCCTTACGATGGCCCAAATGAGCATCCAGAAGCAGAACTTCCCCTTGTGGCTGGAAagtatctgtatgtgtatggCAACATGGATGATGATGGCTTCTATGAAG GGGAACTGCTGGATGGCCAGCGAGGACTTGTCCCTTCCAACTTTGTGGAGTTTGTCCAGGACAAAGAAAAACCAGCAATCCAGgctggggagggaggggaggaccTGGGCCCACTGGACCATCCACCCCTGGCCTTGACGGCAATGGATGGAGGTGCCTCCCAGGATGGCCTCCTGGGTTCAGCTAACGCCTTGGTTCCCTGTAGCAATGGGACAGGGGGGCCCCTGGACCCTGAGGACCTGGCTGAAGACGTTGTGCCTTATCCCCGAAAGATCACTTTGATTAAGCAGCTGGCACGAAGCGTCATTGTGGCCTGGGAGCCTCCACTAGTGCCTTTGTGCTGGGGGAACATCTCTGGCTACAACGTGTTAGTAGATGGGGAGCTTCGTGCCAGCATAGCGTACGGTGGCCGGACCAAGAGTTTGCTGGAGAAGCTGGACCTGGACGGCTGTGTCCATCGCGTGTCGGTGCAGAGTGTCACCGACCGGGGCTTGTCAGACGAGCTGCGCTGCACCTTGCTGGTAGGAGCCAACGTAGTGGTGGCACCATGCGGTCTGCGTGTGGATGACATCCAGCGTGACACTGCCGAGCTCTCctggttgcctagcaacagtaACTATAGCCACACTGTGTTCCTGGATGGGGTAGAGCACGCTGTGGTAAAGCCAGGAAGGTGTAGACTACGCTTCTTCAACCTGAAGCCCCTGACGGTGTACAAGGTGACAGTGGTGGCACAGCCGCACCAGGTACCATGGCAACTGCCgctggagcagagagagaggaaagaagctgGTGTGGAGTTCTGCACTCAAGCTGCAG GCCCTCCCATGCCTCCCCAAGATGTACAGGTGCTCTGTGGGCAAGCTCCAGGGGTCCTACAGGTCCACTGGAagccccccctcctctctcccacaGGCACATCTAATGGGGCAAATGTCATTGGCTACGCAGTCTGCACTAAAGGACAGAGG ATAGCTGAAGTGTTGTTCCCAATGGCAGACTATGTTGCTGTAGAGATGACAAGGATTCAGTGCCTGGAAGCCAGGGAGGTCATCGTCAGGACACTGTCAGTACAGGGAGAATCCCAGGACTCCCAAGTCGCCGTCATTCCAAACAACCTGCTCGTGCCTCTACCTCCGCTTCCCCTGCCACCGCCAATGCACCCCCACACAGGCCCCCCTCCACACCCCCATGCTCAACCCCACCTCCAATCCCCTCACCTTCCTCATGGCACACCCCAGCTTCCTGCTCCACCCCAGGCACATGGACAACCACTCCCACCCCATCCTCCACACCCACAACCCCATCCCAGACTTCCTCACCTGGGTGGGCCCCCACAGCCCCAGCTTCAACCCCCACTTCAACCCCCGCTTCAACCCCCTCATCCTCATCCCCAGCGCCTACATCTTCAGCCTCACCCACCCCACCAAGGTCCCAGGCCCCAGCACCAACTGCCTCTGCTGCCCCACCCACAACCCCACCCTATACCTCAGAGACCAGTAAGTGCCAGAGACCTGGATGCCAAAGAGCAGGTGGCCCACCATGGGGGAGCTATTCCACCTGGCCAACCTGGCTGGGACCCCACacgctctccctcctcccagCCCGCCATGCCCATGCAAGGCCACACCCTTGAGGCTCCTCCCCCTCCAAATCCACGCTCCCCCTCCCCTCAGAGGATTCTTCCGCAGCCCCGAGGCACGCTTATCCCGGACACTGTGGCCAAAGCCATCGCCCGAGAAGCAGCCCAGAGGGTGGCAGCAGAAAGTGGCAAG GGGGACAGGAGGCAGCCCGGTTACGGAGAGCAGGGTCAGTCATTTCACCAGCATCACtctgatgaggaagaggaagatgaggaaggGTTTGCACGCGGCCGTCGGAGAGGACCCTCAGTTGATGAGTTCCTCAGAGGCTCTGAGCTGGGGAGGCCG CCTCACTATAGTCACAATGAAGAGTATCACAGCGAAAGCAGCCGGGGCTCTGACCTGTCTGACATCatggaagaggatgaggaggagctGTACTCTGAGATGCAGCTGGAAGAGGGACGCCGACGCAACTCGCACAACACACCCAAG ACAAACACACCTGCTGGAGGCCGTCATGACCGGGAGACTGGGAGAAGAATTCATCATGGTGGTTCCCAGCCTCAGAGGCGACCTCTAATGGTCCCTTCCATTG ATGGCTACAGGGATCGGGATCGGGATCGGGATCGACGCTCTCCCACCTACTATGATGAGTCAGAGCCTGAGGAGTCCTTCCGGATCTTTGTGGCCCTCTTTGACTACGATCCTCTGTCCATGTCCCCCAACCCAGATGCTGCTGATGAGGAGCTTCCCTTTAAAGAGGGGCAGATCATTAGG GTGTACGGCGATAAAGACACAGATGGGTTTTACAGAGGAGAAGTGAGGGACAGGATGGGGCTGATTCCCTGTAACATGGTGTCAGAGATACGAGCGGAGGACGAGGAGACCATGGACCAACTCATCAAGCAGGGCTTCCTGCCACTCAGCACCCCTGTGGACAGAATAG AGCAGAACAGAAGAGGCCTCCGTCGAGATCAGGCCTCCAGGAGGATGGTAGCCCTGTACGACTACGACCCCCGAGAGAGCTCCCCTAATGTTGATGTTGAG GCTGAGCTGACTTTCTGCGCCGGTGACATCATTGCTGTATTTGGAGATATTGATGAAGATGGGTTCTATTAT ggTGAGATCAATGGCCACCGTGGTCTGGTTCCCTCCAACTTCCTGGAAGAAGTGCCTGATGATGTGGAGGTGTATCTGACCGATACTCCGTCCCACTACCCCCAGGAAGAACCTGCCAGCCGGCCCCCCGCCAACTCTGCCGCCACCATCTCAGAGGGCAAACGGGTACACCATCATCGCCGCTCTCAGCGCTAG
- the rimbp2a gene encoding RIMS-binding protein 2 isoform X1 has translation MHKTVELKQQLQIEHEQTLVALHTKQREINQLQKARVQADQEHEEAVHLLEVKVCDLEQKCRSQSEHFHQLSKELLNFRLQSDTVDVLKINPTFKSQIPLLQEWKLPQDIVGFETPVETGDESAANTPLLISQFLPCPPQTGDRERQELLSVKSSTVTTDRPSSPRQLTPSEMEDEATPSPRSKPRYTGQVRLCTARYSYNPYDGPNEHPEAELPLVAGKYLYVYGNMDDDGFYEGELLDGQRGLVPSNFVEFVQDKEKPAIQAGEGGEDLGPLDHPPLALTAMDGGASQDGLLGSANALVPCSNGTGGPLDPEDLAEDVVPYPRKITLIKQLARSVIVAWEPPLVPLCWGNISGYNVLVDGELRASIAYGGRTKSLLEKLDLDGCVHRVSVQSVTDRGLSDELRCTLLVGANVVVAPCGLRVDDIQRDTAELSWLPSNSNYSHTVFLDGVEHAVVKPGRCRLRFFNLKPLTVYKVTVVAQPHQVPWQLPLEQRERKEAGVEFCTQAAGPTPYCRTGPPMPPQDVQVLCGQAPGVLQVHWKPPLLSPTGTSNGANVIGYAVCTKGQRIAEVLFPMADYVAVEMTRIQCLEAREVIVRTLSVQGESQDSQVAVIPNNLLVPLPPLPLPPPMHPHTGPPPHPHAQPHLQSPHLPHGTPQLPAPPQAHGQPLPPHPPHPQPHPRLPHLGGPPQPQLQPPLQPPLQPPHPHPQRLHLQPHPPHQGPRPQHQLPLLPHPQPHPIPQRPVSARDLDAKEQVAHHGGAIPPGQPGWDPTRSPSSQPAMPMQGHTLEAPPPPNPRSPSPQRILPQPRGTLIPDTVAKAIAREAAQRVAAESGKGDRRQPGYGEQGQSFHQHHSDEEEEDEEGFARGRRRGPSVDEFLRGSELGRPPHYSHNEEYHSESSRGSDLSDIMEEDEEELYSEMQLEEGRRRNSHNTPKTNTPAGGRHDRETGRRIHHGGSQPQRRPLMVPSIEVTSENNSEGNLSPITEDVYYGRVARHRTWSSRRHTRSPHDGYRDRDRDRDRRSPTYYDESEPEESFRIFVALFDYDPLSMSPNPDAADEELPFKEGQIIRVYGDKDTDGFYRGEVRDRMGLIPCNMVSEIRAEDEETMDQLIKQGFLPLSTPVDRIEQNRRGLRRDQASRRMVALYDYDPRESSPNVDVEAELTFCAGDIIAVFGDIDEDGFYYGEINGHRGLVPSNFLEEVPDDVEVYLTDTPSHYPQEEPASRPPANSAATISEGKRVHHHRRSQR, from the exons GCTCGGGTTCAAGCTGACCAAGAGCATGAGGAAGCAGTACACTTGTTAGAG GTCAAGGTTTGTGACCTGGAGCAGAAATGCAGGTCACAGAGTGAACACTTCCACCAGCTGTCCAAAGAGCTGCTGAATTTCCGTTTGCAATCAGATACTGTGGACGTTCTTAAAATAAATCCCACCTTCAAGTCCCAGATCCCCCTCTTACAAGAGTGGAAACTCCCACAAGACATCGTTGGATTTGAAACCCCGGTGGAGACAG GCGATGAGAGCGCGGCAAACACGCCGCTACTGATCTCCCAGTTCTTGCCTTGCCCACCGCAgactggagacagagaaagacaagaaCTGCTGTCTGTCAAATCCAGCACCGTGACAACGGACCGCCCCAGCAGCCCTCGACAGCTGACCCCATCAGAG ATGGAGGATGAGGCCACCCCATCACCCAGGTCCAAGCCTCGCTACACAGGCCAGGTCCGCCTTTGCACTGCCCGTTACAG CTACAACCCTTACGATGGCCCAAATGAGCATCCAGAAGCAGAACTTCCCCTTGTGGCTGGAAagtatctgtatgtgtatggCAACATGGATGATGATGGCTTCTATGAAG GGGAACTGCTGGATGGCCAGCGAGGACTTGTCCCTTCCAACTTTGTGGAGTTTGTCCAGGACAAAGAAAAACCAGCAATCCAGgctggggagggaggggaggaccTGGGCCCACTGGACCATCCACCCCTGGCCTTGACGGCAATGGATGGAGGTGCCTCCCAGGATGGCCTCCTGGGTTCAGCTAACGCCTTGGTTCCCTGTAGCAATGGGACAGGGGGGCCCCTGGACCCTGAGGACCTGGCTGAAGACGTTGTGCCTTATCCCCGAAAGATCACTTTGATTAAGCAGCTGGCACGAAGCGTCATTGTGGCCTGGGAGCCTCCACTAGTGCCTTTGTGCTGGGGGAACATCTCTGGCTACAACGTGTTAGTAGATGGGGAGCTTCGTGCCAGCATAGCGTACGGTGGCCGGACCAAGAGTTTGCTGGAGAAGCTGGACCTGGACGGCTGTGTCCATCGCGTGTCGGTGCAGAGTGTCACCGACCGGGGCTTGTCAGACGAGCTGCGCTGCACCTTGCTGGTAGGAGCCAACGTAGTGGTGGCACCATGCGGTCTGCGTGTGGATGACATCCAGCGTGACACTGCCGAGCTCTCctggttgcctagcaacagtaACTATAGCCACACTGTGTTCCTGGATGGGGTAGAGCACGCTGTGGTAAAGCCAGGAAGGTGTAGACTACGCTTCTTCAACCTGAAGCCCCTGACGGTGTACAAGGTGACAGTGGTGGCACAGCCGCACCAGGTACCATGGCAACTGCCgctggagcagagagagaggaaagaagctgGTGTGGAGTTCTGCACTCAAGCTGCAG GTCCAACACCATATTGCAGAACAG GCCCTCCCATGCCTCCCCAAGATGTACAGGTGCTCTGTGGGCAAGCTCCAGGGGTCCTACAGGTCCACTGGAagccccccctcctctctcccacaGGCACATCTAATGGGGCAAATGTCATTGGCTACGCAGTCTGCACTAAAGGACAGAGG ATAGCTGAAGTGTTGTTCCCAATGGCAGACTATGTTGCTGTAGAGATGACAAGGATTCAGTGCCTGGAAGCCAGGGAGGTCATCGTCAGGACACTGTCAGTACAGGGAGAATCCCAGGACTCCCAAGTCGCCGTCATTCCAAACAACCTGCTCGTGCCTCTACCTCCGCTTCCCCTGCCACCGCCAATGCACCCCCACACAGGCCCCCCTCCACACCCCCATGCTCAACCCCACCTCCAATCCCCTCACCTTCCTCATGGCACACCCCAGCTTCCTGCTCCACCCCAGGCACATGGACAACCACTCCCACCCCATCCTCCACACCCACAACCCCATCCCAGACTTCCTCACCTGGGTGGGCCCCCACAGCCCCAGCTTCAACCCCCACTTCAACCCCCGCTTCAACCCCCTCATCCTCATCCCCAGCGCCTACATCTTCAGCCTCACCCACCCCACCAAGGTCCCAGGCCCCAGCACCAACTGCCTCTGCTGCCCCACCCACAACCCCACCCTATACCTCAGAGACCAGTAAGTGCCAGAGACCTGGATGCCAAAGAGCAGGTGGCCCACCATGGGGGAGCTATTCCACCTGGCCAACCTGGCTGGGACCCCACacgctctccctcctcccagCCCGCCATGCCCATGCAAGGCCACACCCTTGAGGCTCCTCCCCCTCCAAATCCACGCTCCCCCTCCCCTCAGAGGATTCTTCCGCAGCCCCGAGGCACGCTTATCCCGGACACTGTGGCCAAAGCCATCGCCCGAGAAGCAGCCCAGAGGGTGGCAGCAGAAAGTGGCAAG GGGGACAGGAGGCAGCCCGGTTACGGAGAGCAGGGTCAGTCATTTCACCAGCATCACtctgatgaggaagaggaagatgaggaaggGTTTGCACGCGGCCGTCGGAGAGGACCCTCAGTTGATGAGTTCCTCAGAGGCTCTGAGCTGGGGAGGCCG CCTCACTATAGTCACAATGAAGAGTATCACAGCGAAAGCAGCCGGGGCTCTGACCTGTCTGACATCatggaagaggatgaggaggagctGTACTCTGAGATGCAGCTGGAAGAGGGACGCCGACGCAACTCGCACAACACACCCAAG ACAAACACACCTGCTGGAGGCCGTCATGACCGGGAGACTGGGAGAAGAATTCATCATGGTGGTTCCCAGCCTCAGAGGCGACCTCTAATGGTCCCTTCCATTG AGGTAACCTCTGAGAATAACAGTGAGGGAAACCTCTCCCCCATCACCGAGGATGTTTACTATGGCAGAGTAGCTCGGCACAGGACGTGGTCATCCCGCAGGCACACCAGGTCTCCCCATG ATGGCTACAGGGATCGGGATCGGGATCGGGATCGACGCTCTCCCACCTACTATGATGAGTCAGAGCCTGAGGAGTCCTTCCGGATCTTTGTGGCCCTCTTTGACTACGATCCTCTGTCCATGTCCCCCAACCCAGATGCTGCTGATGAGGAGCTTCCCTTTAAAGAGGGGCAGATCATTAGG GTGTACGGCGATAAAGACACAGATGGGTTTTACAGAGGAGAAGTGAGGGACAGGATGGGGCTGATTCCCTGTAACATGGTGTCAGAGATACGAGCGGAGGACGAGGAGACCATGGACCAACTCATCAAGCAGGGCTTCCTGCCACTCAGCACCCCTGTGGACAGAATAG AGCAGAACAGAAGAGGCCTCCGTCGAGATCAGGCCTCCAGGAGGATGGTAGCCCTGTACGACTACGACCCCCGAGAGAGCTCCCCTAATGTTGATGTTGAG GCTGAGCTGACTTTCTGCGCCGGTGACATCATTGCTGTATTTGGAGATATTGATGAAGATGGGTTCTATTAT ggTGAGATCAATGGCCACCGTGGTCTGGTTCCCTCCAACTTCCTGGAAGAAGTGCCTGATGATGTGGAGGTGTATCTGACCGATACTCCGTCCCACTACCCCCAGGAAGAACCTGCCAGCCGGCCCCCCGCCAACTCTGCCGCCACCATCTCAGAGGGCAAACGGGTACACCATCATCGCCGCTCTCAGCGCTAG